A single window of [Clostridium] hylemonae DSM 15053 DNA harbors:
- a CDS encoding phenylacetate--CoA ligase family protein, translating to MIWAKEETLPRDEIEGIQLEKLKETVRYIYEKSAPYRRKMDEAGVRPDDIGSLTDLQKLPFTYKADFRDNYPMGLFAVDKKELVRFHASSGTTGKPTVVGYTKKDLDVWLNNVARIACMGGATPDDVAQIAFGYGTFTGALGLHGGLEKLGASVIPMSSGNTKKQIMFMQDMGTTLLVATPSYALHLGEEIRARGLDPSKDLKVHIGLFGGEGMTEPMRDEMHKVWGEQFLCTQNYGMSELCGPGVAGECESLCGMHVNEDWFIPEVIDPETGDVLPPGEHGELVVTCLGKEALPLVRYRTGDLTKLMYEPCACGRTTVRMENLSGRADDMLVIRGVNVFPTQIEEVLLQVPEIGPHYEIVVERKNRLDVMTITVELIDDRLLDSYSKLSELEQRIKKGLKAQLGLATQIKLVAPYSLQRFEGKAKRVTDMRKDGL from the coding sequence ATGATTTGGGCGAAAGAAGAGACCCTGCCGAGAGATGAGATCGAGGGTATCCAGCTTGAGAAGCTTAAGGAGACGGTGCGCTACATCTATGAGAAGTCGGCGCCGTACCGCCGGAAGATGGATGAGGCGGGCGTAAGACCGGATGATATCGGAAGTCTGACGGATCTGCAGAAGCTTCCATTTACATATAAGGCGGATTTCAGGGATAATTATCCCATGGGACTTTTTGCGGTGGATAAAAAGGAGCTTGTGCGTTTTCATGCCAGCTCCGGCACGACAGGGAAACCGACGGTGGTAGGTTATACGAAGAAGGATCTGGACGTGTGGCTCAACAATGTGGCGAGGATCGCCTGTATGGGCGGCGCCACACCGGACGATGTGGCGCAGATCGCTTTCGGATACGGGACGTTCACAGGCGCGCTCGGACTGCACGGGGGCCTGGAGAAGTTAGGCGCTTCCGTGATACCGATGTCTTCCGGAAATACGAAGAAACAGATCATGTTCATGCAGGACATGGGGACGACGCTTCTTGTGGCGACGCCGTCTTATGCGCTGCATCTCGGGGAAGAGATCAGGGCGAGAGGGCTTGACCCGTCCAAAGACCTGAAGGTACATATAGGGCTGTTCGGCGGTGAGGGAATGACGGAGCCGATGAGAGACGAGATGCATAAGGTATGGGGAGAGCAGTTCCTGTGCACCCAGAACTATGGCATGAGTGAGCTGTGCGGCCCGGGCGTGGCAGGAGAATGTGAAAGTCTGTGCGGCATGCATGTGAACGAAGACTGGTTCATACCGGAGGTGATCGATCCTGAGACGGGGGATGTGCTTCCTCCGGGCGAGCATGGCGAGCTGGTCGTGACCTGCCTTGGGAAAGAAGCGCTTCCGCTTGTGAGATACCGTACCGGGGATCTGACAAAGCTTATGTACGAGCCGTGCGCATGCGGCAGAACGACCGTGAGGATGGAGAATCTCTCCGGCCGGGCAGACGATATGCTTGTGATCCGGGGAGTCAATGTATTTCCGACGCAGATCGAGGAAGTTCTGCTGCAGGTTCCGGAGATAGGACCCCATTACGAGATCGTTGTAGAGCGGAAAAACCGTCTGGATGTCATGACGATCACGGTTGAATTGATAGATGACCGTCTGCTGGACAGCTACAGTAAGTTAAGCGAACTGGAGCAGCGGATCAAAAAGGGACTGAAAGCACAGCTTGGACTTGCGACGCAGATCAAACTTGTCGCCCCCTATTCTCTGCAGAGATTTGAGGGGAAAGCCAAGAGAGTGACGGATATGAGAAAGGATGGACTATAA
- a CDS encoding hydantoinase/oxoprolinase family protein, whose amino-acid sequence MSYRLAADVGGTFTDVVMVDDETGILKTTKVLTTPQALEAGMLKGFDELTSGKYEEITSIVHGTTSGLNSVIERRGAHCALITTKGFRDVYEIARANRPEIYNNHYRKPEPLIPRRDIYEIEERTTYAGEVEKEVTYETVKELIPRLEGQYEAIAVCLINSYINTENEQKVCRILKENLNGEVIVTASHEIARESREYERVSTAVLNAYVAPSTRHHVHALTEELRKRGFKGTLYMMQSSGGVIRAEMAAVRAVQTLMSGPVGGAIGAGAIRRENIIGFDIGGTSFDVSLVVNGKIETAVEAEMEGFPILAPTVNVFSIGAGGGSIAWEEAGGMRVGPQSAGAAPGPVCYDKGGTEPTITDADLVLGHLSPGHFLGGRMKINEYKTKEIFAAYGEKFGLDMVTAGEGVCTIANHKMADAIRELTVRRGIDPRKFSILAFGGAGPMHAALIAGELDIKEVIVPANPGVFSAWGMLQADIRHDAAVTSLCLLNRLKEEEFEQNFECLKEELQEVLEKEGIGRRKKQYICSLDMRYFGQEYTISVDIPEGRGCCRDDIEEQFNSIYERLYGHHSPDDMIEVVNYRMTVIVPVKKSPAAGKAGEGSADIIDRLPGYFDGVRYDMNVYAREQLVAGSRIEGPAIIAELTSTTVVPPKWKLTVDEADSMIITRV is encoded by the coding sequence ATGTCATACAGATTAGCAGCCGACGTCGGGGGAACCTTTACGGATGTCGTAATGGTCGACGATGAGACAGGCATCCTGAAGACCACGAAGGTGCTGACAACACCGCAGGCATTGGAAGCAGGGATGCTTAAGGGATTTGACGAACTTACATCCGGGAAGTATGAGGAGATCACGAGTATCGTACACGGTACGACGTCCGGATTAAATTCTGTGATTGAGAGAAGAGGCGCGCATTGTGCACTCATAACGACAAAAGGCTTCCGGGATGTCTATGAGATCGCAAGGGCCAACCGTCCGGAAATCTATAATAACCATTATCGAAAACCCGAGCCGCTGATCCCGCGCAGAGATATCTATGAGATCGAAGAACGGACTACTTATGCCGGCGAAGTGGAAAAAGAGGTTACATATGAGACGGTGAAAGAACTGATCCCCCGGCTGGAGGGGCAGTATGAAGCGATCGCGGTATGCCTTATAAACAGTTATATCAACACGGAGAATGAGCAGAAAGTATGCCGGATCCTGAAGGAAAACCTGAACGGGGAGGTGATCGTCACCGCGTCCCATGAAATTGCGCGGGAGTCCCGGGAATATGAGAGAGTCAGCACGGCGGTGCTGAATGCGTATGTTGCGCCGAGCACGAGGCATCATGTGCATGCGCTCACCGAAGAGCTGAGAAAGAGAGGATTCAAAGGCACGCTTTATATGATGCAGTCGAGCGGAGGAGTGATACGCGCGGAGATGGCGGCAGTGAGGGCGGTACAGACGCTGATGTCCGGTCCGGTAGGCGGGGCCATCGGCGCCGGCGCCATCAGGAGGGAAAATATCATTGGGTTTGATATAGGAGGAACGAGCTTCGATGTCAGTCTTGTTGTAAACGGCAAGATCGAAACAGCAGTGGAAGCGGAGATGGAGGGCTTTCCGATTCTGGCGCCGACTGTAAATGTATTCAGCATCGGCGCAGGCGGCGGCAGCATCGCGTGGGAGGAAGCCGGCGGCATGCGGGTAGGTCCCCAGAGCGCGGGAGCAGCGCCCGGACCGGTCTGTTATGACAAAGGCGGAACAGAACCTACGATAACAGATGCCGATCTGGTGCTGGGACATCTGTCTCCCGGACATTTTCTCGGCGGACGGATGAAAATAAACGAGTATAAGACGAAGGAGATCTTTGCAGCCTACGGAGAGAAATTTGGGCTGGATATGGTCACGGCAGGAGAAGGCGTGTGCACGATCGCGAACCACAAGATGGCAGACGCCATAAGAGAGCTTACGGTCCGCAGGGGCATAGATCCCCGTAAGTTTTCCATCCTGGCATTTGGAGGCGCAGGGCCGATGCATGCGGCGCTCATCGCCGGGGAACTGGACATAAAAGAAGTCATTGTCCCGGCCAATCCCGGTGTGTTTTCCGCATGGGGAATGCTGCAGGCTGATATCCGGCACGATGCGGCGGTCACCAGCCTCTGCCTGCTGAACAGACTTAAGGAGGAAGAGTTTGAACAAAACTTTGAATGTCTGAAAGAGGAGCTGCAGGAAGTGTTGGAAAAGGAAGGGATCGGGCGGCGGAAAAAGCAGTATATCTGTTCCCTGGATATGAGATATTTCGGGCAGGAATACACCATATCTGTAGACATACCGGAAGGCAGGGGCTGCTGCAGAGATGATATTGAGGAGCAGTTCAACAGCATTTATGAGCGGCTGTACGGGCACCATTCGCCGGACGATATGATCGAGGTAGTGAATTACCGGATGACAGTCATCGTGCCGGTCAAAAAGTCTCCGGCAGCAGGAAAGGCCGGCGAAGGAAGTGCAGACATTATCGACCGGCTGCCGGGATATTTTGACGGTGTGCGGTATGACATGAACGTATATGCGAGAGAACAGCTTGTGGCGGGAAGTCGGATCGAAGGCCCGGCCATTATCGCGGAACTGACATCCACGACCGTAGTTCCGCCGAAGTGGAAACTGACGGTAGATGAGGCGGACAGCATGATCATCACAAGAGTGTAA
- the mgtE gene encoding magnesium transporter, producing the protein MIRNTLKELLDAKKYREIHGMLDAYNPVDLAELLMELDDSELAVVFRMIDKEKAAEVFSYMDDDQRQTLLEGFTSQEISYILDTMYTDDAVDFLEDMPANVVTKLLEHVSGETRADINRLLKYPEDSAGSIMTVEYVELSPEMTVGQALAKIRRVGIESETVYTCYVVERKKLIGIVTAKALMTNAESVRIAGLMQDNFISVQTTDDQEDAAKLFRKYGLIAIPVLDHEERLVGIVTFDDAIGVLTDETTEDMHKMAAMTANEESYLKTGVFQHARNRIGWLLFLMFSATITGTIITHYEAAIASVPLLVSFIPMLTDTGGNCGSQSSTLVIRGLAVDELHFSDLFTVVWKEFRVSLVVGTALAAANGIRIYVMHRDLGLAAVIGVSLIGTIIVAKMVGCMLPIFAKQLRLDPAIMAAPLITTIVDTCSIIIFFKIATMVFHL; encoded by the coding sequence ATGATAAGAAACACACTGAAAGAATTATTAGACGCAAAGAAATACAGAGAGATCCACGGTATGCTGGATGCATATAATCCGGTAGACCTGGCGGAGCTTCTGATGGAACTGGATGATTCGGAGCTGGCTGTCGTGTTCCGTATGATAGACAAGGAGAAGGCCGCGGAAGTATTTTCCTATATGGATGACGATCAGCGGCAGACGCTGCTGGAAGGATTCACGAGCCAGGAGATATCCTATATACTGGATACGATGTATACTGACGACGCGGTAGATTTTCTGGAGGATATGCCGGCCAACGTAGTCACAAAGCTGTTGGAACATGTAAGCGGAGAGACGCGGGCGGATATCAACCGGCTTTTGAAATATCCGGAAGACAGCGCGGGAAGCATTATGACGGTAGAGTATGTGGAACTGTCGCCGGAGATGACGGTGGGGCAGGCGCTGGCAAAGATACGCCGCGTCGGGATCGAGAGTGAGACTGTCTATACCTGTTATGTGGTGGAGCGCAAAAAGCTTATCGGGATCGTGACTGCCAAGGCGCTCATGACCAACGCGGAGTCTGTCCGGATCGCCGGACTTATGCAGGATAATTTTATCTCAGTGCAGACGACAGACGATCAGGAGGATGCCGCGAAGCTGTTCCGCAAATACGGTCTCATAGCGATACCGGTCCTTGACCATGAGGAGCGGCTGGTCGGGATCGTGACCTTTGACGATGCGATCGGTGTCCTGACGGACGAGACGACGGAAGATATGCACAAGATGGCGGCCATGACGGCAAATGAAGAGTCTTATCTTAAGACGGGAGTATTCCAGCATGCCAGGAACCGGATCGGCTGGCTGCTGTTTCTGATGTTTTCTGCCACCATAACCGGTACGATCATCACTCATTATGAGGCGGCGATCGCTTCCGTTCCGCTGCTTGTATCCTTTATACCGATGCTCACGGATACGGGCGGAAACTGCGGATCCCAGAGTTCCACACTTGTCATCCGGGGGCTGGCGGTAGACGAACTGCATTTTTCAGACTTGTTTACCGTCGTCTGGAAGGAATTCAGGGTATCGCTCGTAGTGGGAACGGCGCTGGCGGCGGCCAACGGTATCCGTATCTATGTGATGCACCGGGATCTGGGACTTGCAGCTGTGATCGGTGTCTCTCTCATCGGCACGATCATTGTGGCAAAGATGGTGGGGTGCATGCTGCCCATATTCGCAAAGCAGCTCAGACTGGATCCGGCCATTATGGCAGCGCCGCTGATCACTACGATCGTGGATACATGTTCTATTATCATCTTTTTTAAGATAGCGACAATGGTGTTCCATCTATAG
- the iorA gene encoding indolepyruvate ferredoxin oxidoreductase subunit alpha, with amino-acid sequence MSEGKKVIMLGNEAIARGAYEAGVKVSAAYPGTPSTEISEYLVQYKDELYCEWSPNEKVATEVAIGASVSGVRSMACMKHVGFNVAADPAYTVSYMGVNGGMVIVVADDPGLYSSQNEQDTRMVARAAQLPVLEPSDSSEAKEYMKAAFELSEKYDRPFVFRITTRLAHSQGLVELAGREVPEDRPYVKDVKKTVMMPGNAKLRHVEIEKRNLELAGAADTLPMNTVEMNDTKVGVITSGIPYQYVKEAMPDASVLKLGMVNPLPRKMIEDFASKVETLYIVEELDPVIEEQVKSWGIKAVGKEIFTVQGEYSANMIRRAVLGQELKTAAPKPAPMRPPILCPGCPHRSVFYVLQKLKMHAAGDIGCYTLGAVAPLSVVDTTICMGASISSLHGMEKAKGKEYIRDWVAVIGDSTFLHTGINSLMNMMYNNASGTVMILDNSTTGMTGHQDHAATGKTLQGDPAYAIDIPGLCRAVGVKNVVEVNAFDIETLEKVIKEETARDEVSVIITKSPCVLLSKAKKPVYTALEDKCRKCGMCMKPGCPAMTRNEDGTIHIDDTMCTGCGLCEDLCKFDAIESVKAGDR; translated from the coding sequence ATGTCAGAGGGAAAGAAAGTAATAATGCTCGGAAACGAAGCGATCGCCAGAGGAGCGTATGAGGCCGGAGTGAAGGTTTCAGCAGCTTATCCGGGTACTCCGAGCACAGAGATCAGTGAATATCTCGTACAGTATAAAGATGAGCTGTACTGTGAATGGTCGCCGAATGAAAAGGTGGCGACAGAAGTGGCGATCGGCGCTTCTGTTTCAGGCGTCCGTTCCATGGCCTGTATGAAGCATGTCGGGTTCAATGTGGCGGCCGACCCGGCGTATACGGTTTCCTACATGGGTGTCAACGGGGGCATGGTCATCGTTGTGGCGGATGACCCGGGACTGTACAGCTCCCAGAATGAGCAGGACACCCGCATGGTGGCCCGCGCGGCACAGCTGCCGGTTCTGGAGCCGTCCGACAGCTCTGAGGCTAAGGAGTATATGAAGGCCGCGTTTGAGCTGAGTGAGAAGTATGACCGTCCTTTTGTATTCCGCATCACGACGAGACTCGCGCATTCCCAGGGACTTGTAGAGCTTGCCGGGCGGGAGGTGCCGGAAGACAGACCTTACGTCAAAGATGTCAAAAAGACAGTTATGATGCCCGGGAATGCGAAGCTGCGCCACGTGGAGATCGAAAAACGGAATCTGGAACTGGCCGGGGCGGCAGATACGCTGCCGATGAATACGGTGGAGATGAATGATACAAAGGTGGGCGTCATCACAAGCGGTATCCCATACCAGTATGTGAAAGAGGCGATGCCCGATGCGTCTGTATTAAAGCTTGGCATGGTCAATCCCCTGCCGAGAAAAATGATCGAGGATTTTGCTTCCAAAGTAGAGACTCTGTATATCGTGGAAGAGCTTGACCCGGTCATTGAAGAGCAGGTGAAGTCATGGGGCATAAAAGCTGTCGGCAAAGAGATATTTACCGTACAGGGAGAGTACAGCGCCAACATGATCCGCCGGGCGGTTCTCGGACAGGAGTTAAAGACCGCCGCTCCCAAGCCGGCGCCGATGCGTCCTCCCATATTATGTCCGGGATGTCCGCACCGGAGTGTGTTTTATGTACTGCAGAAGCTTAAGATGCACGCGGCCGGGGATATCGGATGTTATACACTCGGAGCGGTCGCGCCGCTTAGCGTGGTTGATACTACGATTTGTATGGGTGCCAGCATCTCCAGCCTTCACGGAATGGAAAAAGCGAAGGGGAAAGAGTATATCAGGGACTGGGTCGCGGTGATCGGTGATTCTACTTTCTTACATACAGGTATCAATTCTCTGATGAACATGATGTACAATAATGCCTCGGGCACGGTCATGATACTGGATAATTCAACGACGGGAATGACCGGCCATCAGGATCATGCGGCCACAGGAAAGACGCTGCAGGGGGATCCGGCGTATGCCATCGATATACCGGGACTTTGCCGCGCTGTCGGTGTTAAAAATGTGGTGGAAGTCAATGCGTTTGATATAGAAACACTTGAAAAAGTCATCAAAGAAGAGACGGCCAGAGATGAAGTGTCCGTCATTATCACAAAATCGCCGTGCGTGCTTCTTAGCAAAGCGAAGAAGCCGGTCTACACCGCCCTCGAAGACAAGTGCAGAAAATGTGGAATGTGTATGAAACCAGGCTGTCCGGCCATGACGAGAAATGAAGACGGAACGATACATATTGACGATACGATGTGTACCGGCTGCGGTTTGTGTGAGGACTTGTGCAAATTTGACGCGATAGAATCAGTAAAGGCAGGTGACAGATAA
- a CDS encoding indolepyruvate oxidoreductase subunit beta — protein MTAKNIMIVGVGGQGTLLTSRILGGLAMALGYDVKLSEVHGMAQRGGSVVTFVRYGDKVAEPIVEEGTADIVIAFERLEAYRYAHFLKKDGALIVNDWRIDPMPVVIGAAEYPDNILEELRKEYKVYSVNATEESRKLGNSRVFNMIVLGVAARHMDFTKEQWYEVIEKTVPPKTVDINKQAFDVGYDLESR, from the coding sequence ATGACGGCAAAAAACATAATGATAGTAGGTGTAGGCGGGCAGGGGACACTGCTCACGAGCCGGATCCTCGGCGGACTTGCCATGGCGCTGGGATATGACGTCAAGCTATCGGAAGTACACGGTATGGCACAGCGGGGCGGAAGCGTCGTCACATTCGTCCGTTACGGCGATAAAGTGGCGGAACCGATCGTGGAAGAAGGGACGGCCGATATCGTCATTGCCTTTGAACGGCTGGAAGCTTACCGGTATGCACATTTTCTGAAAAAAGACGGAGCCCTGATCGTGAACGACTGGAGGATCGACCCCATGCCGGTCGTTATCGGAGCAGCCGAGTATCCGGATAATATATTGGAAGAACTTAGAAAAGAGTACAAGGTATACAGTGTCAATGCCACAGAAGAGTCCAGAAAGCTCGGAAATTCCAGAGTGTTCAACATGATCGTGCTCGGAGTTGCCGCCAGGCATATGGATTTCACGAAAGAGCAGTGGTACGAAGTGATAGAAAAAACGGTGCCGCCGAAAACGGTTGATATAAATAAGCAGGCGTTTGATGTGGGCTATGATCTGGAATCCAGATAA
- a CDS encoding phenylacetate--CoA ligase family protein, which yields MAGVALKDWKEQIRDPKTECMGRDEMTALQSERLVKQVKNVYENVEFYRKKMDDLGVEPGDIKGIEDIGKLPFTTKEDLRDNYPFGLLAVPQEKIARVQGTSGTTGKLTLASYTQNDVDVWGECVARGLTMAGLTAADRLHVCYGYGLFTGGMGLDLGAKALGAMAIPMSSGNTKRQLMCMEDFGATAFACTPSYALYLAEAAEEAGIVDRLQIKASINGAEPWTDEMRKKIESILHINSFDIYGLCEITGPGVAMDCIHHKGLHVYEDYFYPEILNPGDNTSCADGETGELVFTTLAKEGMPLIRYRTKDLTSIEYSTCECGRTLPRIQKFTGRTDDMKVIRGVNVFPTQVETALLSIGGGVAPHYLMIVERENNLDVLTVMVEVDERYFSDEIRKLDELKNKVGAALKQALGVSARVKLVEPKTIERSEGKAKRVIDKRDL from the coding sequence ATGGCAGGAGTAGCATTAAAAGACTGGAAAGAACAAATCAGAGACCCGAAGACAGAGTGTATGGGCAGGGATGAGATGACAGCTCTTCAGAGTGAGCGTCTCGTGAAGCAGGTTAAGAACGTATATGAAAATGTAGAGTTCTACCGGAAAAAGATGGATGATCTGGGCGTGGAACCCGGGGATATCAAAGGAATTGAGGATATCGGAAAGCTTCCGTTCACGACCAAAGAAGATCTGAGAGACAACTATCCGTTCGGACTGCTGGCAGTCCCTCAGGAGAAGATCGCGAGAGTACAGGGGACGTCCGGAACGACCGGAAAACTCACCCTCGCTTCCTATACGCAGAATGACGTAGACGTATGGGGGGAATGTGTCGCAAGAGGACTTACCATGGCCGGGCTTACGGCGGCCGACCGTCTTCATGTATGTTACGGATACGGCCTGTTCACAGGAGGCATGGGCCTGGATCTCGGAGCAAAAGCGCTCGGAGCCATGGCGATACCGATGTCCTCCGGCAATACGAAACGCCAGCTCATGTGCATGGAAGACTTCGGGGCCACGGCGTTCGCCTGCACGCCGTCCTATGCGCTCTATCTGGCAGAGGCCGCAGAGGAAGCAGGCATCGTAGACCGTCTGCAGATCAAGGCGAGCATCAATGGAGCGGAACCGTGGACAGATGAGATGCGCAAGAAGATCGAGAGTATTCTGCATATTAACAGCTTTGATATCTATGGACTGTGTGAGATCACGGGGCCAGGCGTTGCCATGGACTGTATCCACCACAAAGGCCTGCACGTATATGAGGATTATTTCTATCCTGAGATCCTGAATCCGGGAGACAATACTTCATGTGCGGACGGTGAGACGGGTGAGCTTGTCTTCACGACGCTGGCCAAAGAAGGCATGCCGCTGATCCGTTACAGGACGAAAGACCTGACAAGCATTGAATACAGTACGTGCGAGTGTGGAAGAACACTCCCGAGGATCCAGAAGTTCACCGGACGTACGGACGATATGAAAGTGATCCGCGGAGTCAATGTATTCCCGACACAGGTAGAGACAGCGCTTCTCTCCATAGGAGGCGGTGTGGCGCCACATTACCTTATGATCGTGGAGCGCGAGAACAATCTGGATGTCCTGACTGTCATGGTGGAGGTTGACGAGAGATACTTCTCCGATGAGATCCGTAAGCTGGATGAGCTGAAGAATAAAGTCGGTGCCGCACTCAAGCAGGCGCTCGGCGTATCTGCCAGGGTAAAACTGGTAGAGCCTAAGACGATAGAGCGCAGCGAAGGCAAAGCAAAGCGTGTCATCGACAAGAGAGACTTGTAA
- a CDS encoding cold-shock protein → MNRGTVKWFNNQKGYGFISDETGNDVFVHYSGLNMDGFKSLEEGQEVEFEVTEGSKGPQAVNVTRV, encoded by the coding sequence ATGAACAGAGGTACAGTAAAATGGTTCAACAACCAAAAAGGTTATGGTTTCATCTCAGATGAGACTGGCAACGATGTATTCGTACACTACTCCGGCCTGAACATGGACGGCTTCAAGTCTCTGGAAGAAGGACAGGAAGTAGAGTTCGAAGTAACTGAAGGCTCTAAAGGTCCTCAGGCTGTTAACGTAACAAGAGTTTAG
- a CDS encoding ACT domain-containing protein has translation MIRQLSVFVENKPGSLMDVTSRLTEAHINIRAVASFDTPEFGILRLVVDKPAEAKGCLTEKGFVVRLHDVIGAELEDKKGNLNQMLAILAEGRINVNYIYSFVIREGKAPVLVFSTDDYERAAQILKDAGVKIVEESDL, from the coding sequence ATGATCAGGCAATTATCAGTATTCGTGGAGAACAAGCCGGGAAGTCTTATGGATGTTACGTCACGTCTCACAGAGGCGCATATCAATATCCGGGCTGTCGCGTCTTTTGACACACCAGAGTTTGGTATCCTTCGTCTCGTAGTCGATAAGCCAGCAGAGGCGAAGGGATGTTTGACTGAAAAGGGATTCGTCGTCAGACTCCATGACGTGATCGGTGCGGAGCTGGAGGATAAAAAAGGCAATCTCAATCAGATGTTGGCAATACTTGCAGAAGGCAGAATAAATGTAAACTACATCTATTCATTTGTGATCCGCGAAGGAAAAGCGCCGGTTCTGGTATTCAGCACGGATGACTATGAGAGAGCAGCTCAGATTCTTAAGGATGCAGGTGTAAAGATTGTAGAGGAATCAGATTTATAA
- a CDS encoding helix-turn-helix transcriptional regulator, producing MKIDRLIGILSVLLQQEKVTAPYLADKFEVSRRTVNRDIEDLCKAGIPLVTTQGSGGGISIMEGYKLEKTLLTSAEMQAILTGLKSLDSVAGTSRYRQLMEKLDVRSTTLASNSHILIDLSSYYKTTLAPKIEMIQDAIENRRYITFHYYAPKGESVRKIEPCLLVFQWSSWYVRGYCTDREDHRLFKLNRMLELKVLPEQFPEREEEPYELNADSAYDRQIPVKAVFVPEMRWRLIEEYGADSFTELEDGRLLFQFDFADEENIFSWILSFADKVELLEPARLRARLLNIAEGIRSKYKDRQ from the coding sequence ATGAAAATAGACAGGCTTATCGGGATATTATCTGTCCTTCTGCAGCAGGAAAAAGTGACGGCTCCGTATCTGGCCGACAAGTTTGAAGTGTCGAGAAGAACGGTCAACAGAGATATCGAGGACCTGTGCAAGGCGGGAATACCGCTCGTTACGACGCAGGGGAGCGGCGGAGGCATCTCCATCATGGAAGGATACAAACTGGAGAAGACGCTTCTTACATCGGCGGAGATGCAGGCCATACTGACCGGGCTGAAAAGCCTGGACAGTGTGGCCGGCACGAGCCGCTACAGGCAGCTGATGGAGAAGCTGGACGTAAGGAGCACTACACTAGCGTCCAACAGCCATATTCTCATCGATCTGTCCTCCTATTACAAGACAACGCTGGCCCCGAAGATAGAGATGATACAGGACGCGATAGAGAACAGGAGATATATAACGTTCCACTATTATGCCCCGAAGGGGGAGAGCGTCAGAAAGATCGAGCCGTGCCTGCTCGTGTTCCAGTGGTCGTCGTGGTATGTCCGGGGGTACTGTACGGACAGGGAAGATCACCGTCTGTTCAAACTGAACCGTATGCTGGAGCTTAAGGTGCTTCCGGAACAATTTCCCGAGCGGGAAGAGGAGCCTTACGAGCTGAACGCGGACTCTGCGTATGACAGACAGATACCGGTAAAAGCAGTATTCGTGCCGGAGATGAGATGGCGGCTCATTGAGGAATATGGTGCCGACAGCTTTACGGAACTTGAGGACGGCAGACTGCTGTTCCAGTTTGATTTTGCGGATGAAGAGAATATATTCAGCTGGATACTGAGCTTTGCAGATAAGGTGGAACTGCTGGAGCCGGCCCGGCTGCGCGCCCGCCTTCTGAACATCGCAGAAGGCATCAGGAGCAAATATAAGGACAGGCAGTAA
- a CDS encoding pyridoxamine 5'-phosphate oxidase family protein, translated as MRRPKREIKDMAEICTVIGECSVCRLGLNDKGNVYIVPMNFGYTCEDRKLTFYLHSAKVGRKIEVLKENPDVCVELDCRHGLMSADKPCGHSYLFASLIGSGKACLEEDADEKRKALQVIMKHQTGRDFTDFDEKWVNAVAVIKVELDAYTCKHHDGSN; from the coding sequence ATGAGAAGACCAAAACGGGAAATCAAGGATATGGCGGAGATATGTACGGTGATCGGCGAGTGCAGTGTATGCCGTCTGGGACTCAATGATAAGGGAAACGTATACATAGTGCCGATGAACTTTGGTTATACATGTGAGGACAGAAAGCTTACGTTTTATTTACACAGTGCCAAAGTAGGGAGAAAGATCGAGGTGCTGAAGGAAAATCCGGATGTATGTGTAGAGCTGGACTGCAGACACGGCCTGATGTCCGCGGACAAGCCGTGCGGGCACAGCTATCTTTTTGCAAGCCTCATCGGCAGCGGGAAGGCCTGTCTGGAGGAAGACGCGGATGAAAAACGGAAGGCGCTGCAGGTGATCATGAAGCATCAGACAGGCAGAGACTTTACGGACTTTGATGAAAAATGGGTCAACGCCGTGGCCGTCATAAAGGTGGAGCTTGACGCTTACACGTGCAAACACCATGACGGCAGCAACTGA